A genomic stretch from Barnesiella intestinihominis YIT 11860 includes:
- a CDS encoding sialidase family protein, with the protein MKRLFLFSLLIGYWSVVRASDTVFIKEAQVPILIERQDNLLFYLRFDARDSRMLDGVTVDLSRCKNLDDIQSVKLYYGGTEARQEEDKNRFAPVSYISSFSPGKTLSAYPSYSIKCAEESNVSESVVLECNYKLFPGVNFFWVSLQVRPGTSLLSKVTADLSSVTIDGKEAICKKMSPDGIVHRMGVGVRHAGNDGASAFRIPGLVTTNKGTLLGVYDVRYNSSVDLQEHVDVGLSRSTDGGSTWEKMRLPLSFGETGGLPAAQNGVGDPSILVDTKTNTVWIVAAWTHGMGNQRAWWSSQPGMEKSYTAQLVMTKSTDDGKTWSKPINITGQVKDPSWYFLLQGPGRGITMQDGTLVFPIQFIDSTRIPNAGIMYSKDRGKTWNIHNLARTNTTEAQVVEIEPGVLMLNMRDNRGGSRAVAITEDLGKTWTEHESSRKALQEPVCMASLIHVRAEDNVLGRDILLFSNPNTKKGRNHITIKASLDKGLTWLPENQVMLDEDEGWGYTCLTMIDRETVGILYESSVAHMTFQAIKLKDLIRE; encoded by the coding sequence ATGAAGAGACTTTTTCTTTTTTCCTTGTTAATTGGATATTGGTCGGTAGTAAGAGCTTCGGATACGGTTTTTATAAAAGAGGCACAAGTCCCCATTTTGATAGAACGGCAGGATAATCTATTATTTTATCTTCGATTCGATGCACGAGACAGCCGAATGCTTGATGGAGTAACAGTAGACTTGTCGAGGTGTAAAAATCTCGACGATATTCAATCTGTAAAGCTCTATTATGGTGGAACAGAAGCCCGTCAAGAAGAGGATAAGAATCGATTTGCTCCGGTTAGTTATATTTCGAGTTTCAGTCCCGGTAAGACATTGTCGGCATATCCTTCTTATTCGATAAAATGTGCCGAGGAATCGAATGTGTCTGAGTCGGTGGTTTTGGAATGTAATTACAAATTATTTCCGGGAGTTAATTTCTTTTGGGTGAGTTTGCAGGTGAGACCCGGCACATCTCTTTTATCTAAGGTGACGGCCGATTTGAGTTCTGTGACAATAGACGGGAAAGAGGCTATTTGTAAAAAAATGTCGCCCGACGGTATTGTACACCGCATGGGAGTAGGTGTTCGTCATGCTGGTAACGACGGTGCTTCGGCGTTTCGTATTCCCGGATTGGTCACTACGAATAAAGGTACATTGTTGGGTGTGTATGATGTGCGTTATAACAGTAGCGTGGATCTGCAAGAACATGTAGATGTTGGATTGAGTCGTAGTACCGATGGCGGGAGTACATGGGAGAAAATGAGATTGCCGCTTTCTTTCGGAGAGACCGGAGGCTTGCCGGCTGCCCAAAATGGGGTAGGAGACCCTTCTATCTTGGTCGATACAAAGACAAATACAGTGTGGATTGTCGCGGCGTGGACACACGGTATGGGGAATCAACGGGCATGGTGGAGTTCACAGCCGGGAATGGAAAAGAGCTATACGGCTCAACTCGTGATGACGAAGAGTACCGATGACGGCAAAACTTGGTCGAAGCCGATTAATATAACCGGGCAGGTGAAAGATCCTTCTTGGTATTTCCTACTTCAAGGGCCGGGGCGAGGTATTACCATGCAGGACGGCACGTTGGTATTTCCCATTCAGTTCATAGATTCGACTCGTATTCCGAATGCTGGTATTATGTATAGTAAGGACCGGGGTAAAACTTGGAATATACATAATCTGGCACGGACAAATACGACAGAGGCTCAGGTCGTGGAGATAGAGCCGGGAGTGTTGATGTTGAATATGCGGGATAACCGGGGAGGAAGCCGAGCCGTAGCCATAACCGAGGATTTGGGAAAAACATGGACCGAGCATGAGTCGTCCCGAAAAGCTTTGCAAGAACCCGTGTGTATGGCGAGTCTGATTCATGTTCGTGCCGAAGATAATGTATTGGGTAGGGATATCCTTCTTTTCTCGAATCCCAACACGAAGAAGGGGCGCAACCATATTACGATTAAAGCCAGTTTAGATAAAGGCCTGACGTGGTTGCCAGAAAATCAAGTGATGTTGGACGAAGATGAGGGGTGGGGATATACCTGTCTGACCATGATCGATCGTGAGACAGTGGGTATTTTATATGAGAGTAGCGTGGCTCACATGACTTTCCAAGCTATTAAGTTGAAAGACTTAATTCGGGAATAA
- a CDS encoding replication-associated recombination protein A produces the protein MLQPLAERLRPKNLDEYIGQEHLVGPGAVLRRMIDAGKISSFILWGPPGVGKTTLAHIISQQLQAPFFTLSAVQSGVKEVREVIDRCKANIFSKVRPILFIDEIHRFSKSQQDSLLGAVEYGTVTLIGATTENPSFEVIRPLLSRCQVYVLKSLEVKHLQLLLDRAIHSDTYLKERDIEVKETDALFRYSGGDARKLLNIIDLVSQAVGENEKIIIDDAIVTERLQQNPAAYDKNGEMHYDIISAFIKSIRGSDPDAAIYWLARMVEGGEDPAFIARRLVILASEDVGLANPNALLLANACFDAVQNIGWPESRIIMAETTIYLASSPKSNSAYMAINQALETVKTTGNLPVPLHLRNAPTQLMKELEYGKNYKYAHDYTGNFVNQQYLPNELKDNNWWKPQDNVAENKLKDHLNKLWKDRYK, from the coding sequence ATGTTACAACCTCTGGCAGAAAGACTAAGGCCCAAAAACTTAGACGAATACATCGGACAGGAACATCTGGTAGGACCGGGAGCCGTACTGCGGCGTATGATCGATGCGGGTAAAATTTCGTCTTTCATTCTTTGGGGGCCTCCGGGTGTCGGAAAAACAACTCTGGCTCACATCATATCGCAACAATTACAAGCACCATTCTTCACATTGAGTGCCGTACAATCCGGCGTAAAAGAAGTTCGCGAAGTAATAGATCGATGCAAAGCCAATATTTTTTCCAAAGTACGTCCCATACTGTTCATCGATGAAATCCACCGGTTCAGCAAATCACAGCAAGACTCTCTCCTCGGCGCGGTCGAATACGGTACGGTGACGCTCATCGGAGCAACGACCGAGAATCCCTCTTTCGAAGTAATACGTCCCCTGCTCTCCCGTTGTCAGGTATATGTCCTCAAATCACTCGAAGTAAAGCACTTGCAGCTACTGCTCGACAGAGCTATACATTCCGATACTTATCTGAAAGAACGCGATATAGAAGTAAAAGAGACCGATGCTCTATTTCGTTATTCAGGAGGGGATGCCCGAAAGCTGCTAAACATCATCGATCTCGTATCCCAAGCGGTCGGAGAGAACGAAAAAATAATCATCGACGATGCGATTGTAACGGAACGGTTACAACAAAATCCTGCCGCCTACGACAAAAACGGCGAAATGCACTACGATATCATATCGGCATTTATCAAATCCATACGTGGCAGCGATCCGGATGCCGCAATCTATTGGCTTGCCCGCATGGTCGAAGGAGGTGAAGACCCCGCTTTCATCGCACGACGATTGGTTATATTGGCTTCCGAAGATGTAGGACTGGCAAACCCCAATGCCCTGCTTTTAGCCAACGCTTGCTTCGATGCTGTACAAAATATAGGGTGGCCGGAGAGTCGCATCATCATGGCCGAAACGACAATCTATCTGGCTAGTTCACCCAAAAGCAATTCGGCCTACATGGCGATAAATCAAGCACTAGAAACGGTAAAAACAACAGGAAACCTTCCTGTTCCGCTACATCTTAGGAATGCACCGACACAATTGATGAAAGAGTTGGAGTATGGAAAAAATTACAAATATGCACACGATTATACGGGTAACTTCGTCAATCAGCAATATTTACCAAACGAGTTGAAAGACAATAATTGGTGGAAGCCTCAGGATAACGTTGCGGAGAACAAGCTGAAAGATCATCTAAATAAGCTATGGAAAGACCGATACAAATAA
- a CDS encoding NAD(P)-dependent oxidoreductase: MKVLVATEKPFAAVAVNGIKEVLDNAGVEMVLLEKYPDKAALLKAVEDVEGLIVRSDIVDAEVFDTAPKLKIVVRAGAGYDNIDLNAATAKGVCVMNTPGQNSNAVAELVFGMTILMIRNHFNGTSGTELKGKKLGIHAYGQVGRNVARIAKGFDMEVYAFDPYCPDDVMKKDGVTPVASAEELYKTCQFVSLHIPATAETKQSINYSLLSLMPKGALLINTARKEVIYEEDLARILEERTDFHYVADVAPTIADTLKEKFGNRVFFTPKKMGAQTAEANINAGIAAARQSVGYLKDGIDKFRVNK, encoded by the coding sequence ATGAAAGTATTAGTTGCTACTGAAAAGCCGTTTGCCGCCGTTGCAGTAAATGGAATCAAAGAAGTTCTCGACAACGCAGGTGTCGAAATGGTTCTTTTGGAAAAATACCCCGATAAAGCCGCTCTACTAAAAGCAGTCGAAGATGTTGAAGGCCTCATTGTGCGCAGCGATATCGTCGATGCCGAAGTTTTTGACACCGCCCCAAAATTAAAAATCGTAGTACGTGCCGGAGCGGGTTATGACAATATCGACCTCAACGCGGCTACTGCCAAAGGAGTATGTGTAATGAACACCCCCGGACAAAACTCCAACGCTGTGGCCGAGCTCGTGTTCGGTATGACTATCTTAATGATACGAAATCATTTCAATGGAACATCGGGTACGGAATTGAAAGGGAAAAAACTAGGAATCCATGCCTACGGACAAGTAGGTCGTAATGTGGCCCGTATCGCCAAAGGATTCGACATGGAAGTTTATGCATTCGATCCTTATTGCCCCGACGATGTGATGAAAAAAGACGGTGTAACGCCTGTCGCATCGGCCGAAGAGCTTTATAAAACATGTCAATTCGTATCGCTGCATATCCCGGCTACGGCCGAAACGAAGCAATCGATCAACTACTCGTTGCTTTCGCTTATGCCCAAAGGAGCTCTTCTCATCAACACGGCTCGTAAAGAGGTGATATATGAAGAAGATCTGGCACGCATACTCGAAGAACGTACCGATTTTCACTATGTAGCCGATGTTGCACCGACTATTGCCGACACTTTAAAAGAGAAATTCGGCAACCGAGTATTCTTCACTCCGAAAAAAATGGGAGCCCAAACCGCCGAAGCGAACATCAATGCAGGTATCGCTGCCGCCCGACAATCGGTCGGATACCTAAAAGACGGTATAGACAAGTTCAGAGTCAATAAATAA
- the serC gene encoding 3-phosphoserine/phosphohydroxythreonine transaminase, which produces MKKHNFYAGPSILSEYTIKNTADAVLNFADTGLSLLEISHRSKEFTAVIEEAKTLVKELLEVPAGYDVLFLGGGASMQFCMVPYNLLNRKAAYLETGTWAVNAIKEAKLFGEVDVVASSKEANFSYIPKGYTIPDDVDYFHFTSNNTIYGTEMRFDPDVNVPLVADMSSDIFSRPIDVSKYNVIYAGAQKNLAPAGVTIVIVKEDALGHVDRAIPTMLDYRTHIKKGSMFNTPPCLPIYSALQTLKYYKEMGGIKEMEKRDLEKAAILYDAIDSSKIFVGTAAHEDRSIMNVCFVMKEEYKDLESEFIEFASSQGMVGIKGHRSVGGFRASIYNAMPKSSVEALVATMKEFEKKH; this is translated from the coding sequence ATGAAGAAGCACAATTTCTATGCAGGCCCTTCTATTCTGAGCGAATACACCATTAAAAACACAGCGGATGCCGTACTTAATTTCGCAGATACAGGTCTGTCTCTGTTGGAAATATCACATCGCAGCAAAGAATTTACAGCGGTTATCGAAGAAGCTAAAACCCTAGTAAAAGAGTTGCTCGAAGTCCCTGCCGGATATGATGTCCTATTTTTAGGTGGAGGGGCCAGCATGCAATTCTGTATGGTTCCATATAATTTGTTGAACCGTAAAGCTGCTTACCTCGAAACCGGAACATGGGCTGTAAATGCAATCAAAGAAGCTAAATTGTTCGGAGAAGTAGATGTTGTCGCTTCTTCGAAAGAAGCCAACTTCTCTTATATCCCCAAAGGATATACTATCCCCGATGATGTTGATTATTTCCACTTTACCTCCAACAACACGATATACGGAACAGAAATGCGATTTGACCCAGACGTAAATGTACCTCTTGTAGCCGATATGTCTTCCGATATTTTCTCCCGACCTATCGACGTTTCCAAATATAACGTCATCTACGCCGGAGCTCAAAAAAATTTAGCCCCTGCCGGAGTTACTATCGTGATTGTCAAAGAAGATGCACTCGGACATGTAGACCGGGCTATCCCCACCATGCTCGACTATCGCACCCACATCAAAAAAGGATCGATGTTCAATACGCCTCCCTGTCTCCCCATCTACTCGGCATTGCAGACCTTGAAATATTATAAGGAGATGGGAGGTATCAAAGAGATGGAAAAGCGTGATTTGGAAAAAGCAGCTATCCTCTACGATGCTATCGATTCCAGTAAAATTTTCGTCGGAACAGCAGCTCACGAAGATCGCTCCATCATGAATGTCTGCTTCGTTATGAAAGAAGAATATAAAGACCTCGAAAGTGAATTTATCGAATTTGCTTCCTCACAAGGCATGGTAGGTATTAAAGGACACCGTTCGGTAGGTGGATTCAGAGCTTCCATTTATAACGCTATGCCTAAATCGAGTGTCGAAGCCCTCGTAGCTACCATGAAAGAATTTGAGAAGAAACACTAA
- a CDS encoding MIP family channel protein, whose translation MMKKYLAEMVGTMVLVLMGCGSAVFAGNIAAACGAGVGTLGVAMAFGLSVIAMAYTIGGISGCHINPAITLGVWLSKRMNGKDAAMYMVFQIIGAIIGSSIIYALVSTGGSSGVTTTGANSFGDGEMLQAFIAETIFTFIFVLVVLGATDEKKGAGNFAGLAIGLTLVLVHIVCIPITGTSVNPARSIAPALFAGGEALSQLWLFIVAPFFGAALSAMVWKGLMGDNKE comes from the coding sequence ATCATGAAAAAGTATTTGGCAGAGATGGTGGGTACTATGGTACTCGTGTTGATGGGTTGTGGAAGTGCTGTATTTGCGGGCAATATAGCAGCTGCTTGCGGTGCGGGAGTAGGAACGTTGGGCGTTGCTATGGCATTCGGTCTTTCTGTGATTGCTATGGCTTATACGATTGGCGGTATATCGGGTTGCCACATCAATCCAGCTATTACGTTGGGTGTATGGTTGTCTAAACGAATGAACGGGAAGGATGCCGCCATGTATATGGTCTTTCAGATAATCGGAGCGATTATTGGATCGTCTATTATTTATGCTTTGGTTTCTACGGGCGGTTCATCGGGAGTGACTACGACGGGAGCCAATAGTTTCGGAGACGGAGAAATGTTACAGGCATTCATCGCCGAGACAATCTTTACGTTTATTTTTGTATTGGTGGTATTGGGTGCAACCGATGAGAAAAAAGGAGCGGGCAATTTCGCAGGATTGGCTATCGGTCTTACTTTGGTGTTGGTTCATATTGTTTGTATCCCTATTACGGGAACATCGGTAAATCCCGCTCGTAGTATTGCTCCGGCTCTGTTTGCAGGAGGAGAAGCTCTTTCACAGTTGTGGTTGTTCATTGTAGCGCCGTTTTTCGGAGCTGCGTTGTCTGCAATGGTTTGGAAAGGACTGATGGGTGACAATAAGGAATAA
- a CDS encoding DUF4153 domain-containing protein, whose product MLDRINTFRWQSITETLLNALKRFPVAATATIGLCISLLLLVNLPYEQVKGSILYEPSYWYVWVGTLPLAASIVLCFENRLNPTIRHSVSLLAVLLWNLYGYISNDTPEHFFGALAFIAPIVTFFSSLFWAAFLKKDTDTSFWNFSYLLCIQILTGLLFASVLAAGLSLALFSTDTLFGCEFKSEMYSNIHVLCYTLFFPFYLLGNIPIASITETKTRSFAQAWKILGLYILLPLLILYGTILYAYLIKIIIQWQLPDGWVSALVSILTIGGTITLFILYPLCIQKNRPLKFFRQWFGILLLPLLILMTVGIIRRFQDYGITTNRLYVLLLNFWCYTTALYTIFTSGKKIKIPFISFILLFLISSIGPWRFSEITRYTMHKRIDTLIQNNKLGTNNLLTFDSLETQCTQLDSIDATRLQDDLLYLTENYGAKDIQVWFTDSVSSMQFSKLTQGITSALNRSQENHRIYFSYYQSDSYEGKNINIKDYQYALFFDENSNIRTNSDNVEILGPDSTVVAVYPLVDLLKKQNYKVNSNDTIWSFRGNNTYILPLSLDGYMNNPQEIGGLYIKGIVFYNP is encoded by the coding sequence ATGCTCGACAGAATAAATACCTTTCGTTGGCAATCCATCACCGAAACCCTTTTGAATGCGCTCAAACGATTTCCGGTCGCAGCAACAGCAACAATCGGGTTGTGTATCTCTCTGCTATTACTCGTCAACCTCCCCTATGAGCAAGTAAAAGGGAGCATACTCTACGAGCCCTCCTATTGGTACGTATGGGTAGGCACATTACCTCTCGCTGCAAGTATCGTCCTCTGCTTCGAGAACCGCTTGAACCCTACTATACGACATTCGGTATCCCTACTCGCTGTACTATTATGGAACTTGTACGGCTACATTTCGAACGATACTCCCGAACATTTCTTCGGGGCACTTGCTTTCATAGCTCCTATCGTAACATTTTTTTCGTCCTTATTTTGGGCTGCCTTTTTGAAAAAGGACACCGATACCTCTTTTTGGAATTTCTCCTATCTGTTGTGTATCCAAATACTAACAGGCTTACTTTTTGCATCGGTCTTGGCAGCCGGCCTCTCTCTGGCGTTATTTTCTACCGATACTCTGTTCGGCTGTGAATTCAAAAGCGAGATGTATTCAAACATACATGTACTTTGCTATACCTTGTTCTTTCCTTTCTATCTGCTAGGCAACATTCCTATCGCCTCGATAACCGAAACAAAGACGCGTTCGTTTGCCCAAGCATGGAAAATCCTAGGTTTATATATACTATTACCCCTCCTCATACTCTACGGAACAATCCTTTATGCCTATTTAATAAAAATCATAATTCAGTGGCAACTTCCCGATGGTTGGGTCTCCGCACTAGTCTCCATTCTCACCATAGGCGGAACAATCACCCTTTTTATACTATATCCGTTATGCATACAAAAGAATCGTCCTTTGAAATTTTTCAGGCAATGGTTCGGCATACTGCTTCTCCCACTATTAATCTTAATGACTGTTGGTATAATCCGCCGTTTTCAAGACTATGGTATCACGACTAACCGCCTATACGTACTGCTGCTCAACTTTTGGTGCTATACGACTGCCTTGTATACCATTTTTACATCTGGTAAAAAAATAAAAATCCCGTTCATCTCATTTATTCTTCTTTTCCTCATCTCATCAATCGGTCCGTGGAGATTCAGCGAAATTACCCGGTATACCATGCACAAGCGGATAGATACACTCATTCAAAATAACAAACTCGGGACAAACAATCTTCTTACATTCGACAGTTTAGAAACCCAGTGCACCCAGCTCGACTCTATCGATGCCACCCGACTACAAGACGACCTTCTCTATCTCACAGAAAATTATGGGGCAAAAGATATACAAGTCTGGTTCACCGATTCCGTTTCCTCGATGCAATTTTCCAAACTCACACAAGGGATAACATCTGCATTGAATCGCTCACAGGAAAATCATCGCATCTATTTTTCCTACTACCAATCGGATTCTTACGAAGGCAAAAACATAAATATAAAAGATTACCAATACGCCCTGTTTTTCGATGAAAATTCAAATATCCGAACAAACAGCGACAATGTGGAAATATTGGGGCCAGACAGTACAGTTGTCGCCGTTTATCCGCTAGTCGACCTACTAAAAAAACAAAACTACAAAGTAAATTCCAACGACACGATTTGGTCTTTCCGAGGCAACAATACATACATACTTCCTCTGTCTTTGGACGGCTATATGAACAACCCGCAAGAAATTGGAGGGTTATATATTAAAGGCATCGTTTTTTACAATCCATAA
- a CDS encoding FprA family A-type flavoprotein, producing the protein MMKITEITNGIHYVGVNDRCKYKFENLWPLPYGVSYNAYLITDKKNVLIDTVDAAYTDRLLDNIAEIIGDGKIDYLIINHMEPDHSASIQFIRQKYPQMTIVGNIKTLEMVKGYYGIDDNTLCIKNGESLSIGKRTLTFHLTPMVHWPETMMTYVNEDKLIFSGDAFGCFGTLDGGITDSQLNTDKYWSEMVRYYSNIVGKYGPAVQTALKKLSDIEIKTICSTHGPIWEKEITRVIGIYDRLSRYEGELGVVIAYGSMYGHTEQMAEEIARELAANGIKEIVLHNVSHEDPSYILQNIFRYRGLIIGSPTYSNRLFPAVETLTEMIATRDIKNRTFAYFGSFTWAGAAVKHLAAFAESMKWETIPCCIEMKQSITPAIKEQCRNLAQEMAARLTR; encoded by the coding sequence ATTATGAAGATAACAGAAATTACAAATGGTATACATTATGTAGGAGTAAATGACCGGTGTAAATATAAATTCGAAAATCTTTGGCCGCTTCCATACGGAGTATCCTATAATGCTTACTTGATAACCGATAAAAAAAATGTATTAATAGATACCGTGGATGCCGCTTATACCGATAGACTACTCGACAACATAGCCGAGATTATCGGGGACGGGAAAATAGATTATCTCATAATCAACCACATGGAGCCGGATCATTCTGCCTCGATACAATTTATTCGTCAAAAATATCCTCAAATGACAATTGTAGGCAATATCAAAACCCTCGAAATGGTTAAAGGATATTATGGAATAGACGACAATACTCTTTGTATTAAAAACGGAGAATCCTTGTCTATCGGGAAAAGGACTCTCACATTTCATCTTACGCCGATGGTTCATTGGCCCGAGACAATGATGACCTACGTTAACGAAGACAAATTGATTTTTTCAGGGGATGCCTTCGGCTGCTTCGGTACTTTGGACGGAGGCATTACAGACAGTCAATTAAACACGGATAAGTATTGGAGCGAAATGGTGCGTTACTACTCCAATATCGTGGGGAAATACGGGCCAGCCGTACAAACGGCACTGAAAAAACTATCCGACATAGAAATCAAAACGATTTGTTCCACACACGGACCCATATGGGAAAAAGAAATAACCAGAGTCATTGGCATTTATGATCGCCTCAGTCGATATGAAGGTGAACTGGGTGTTGTTATCGCTTATGGCAGTATGTACGGGCATACCGAACAGATGGCCGAAGAAATAGCTCGTGAACTAGCAGCCAACGGAATCAAAGAGATTGTACTCCACAATGTTTCCCACGAAGACCCATCGTATATCCTCCAAAACATATTCCGCTACCGGGGGCTCATTATAGGCAGCCCTACTTATTCTAACAGATTATTTCCGGCAGTCGAAACCCTCACCGAAATGATTGCTACACGGGATATCAAGAATCGCACGTTTGCTTATTTCGGTTCTTTCACTTGGGCCGGTGCGGCAGTAAAACACCTCGCCGCATTCGCCGAATCCATGAAATGGGAAACTATCCCCTGCTGTATAGAAATGAAACAAAGCATTACTCCGGCTATAAAGGAGCAATGTAGAAACCTTGCACAAGAAATGGCAGCTCGGTTAACTCGATGA